The proteins below are encoded in one region of Vespa velutina chromosome 11, iVesVel2.1, whole genome shotgun sequence:
- the LOC124953123 gene encoding repetitive organellar protein-like isoform X5: MSGTEDAYAPEEPTPDISMSLIDIQMPETPESTKGQASDGDTCRLESPRMLKPVLGKVQAKKRLMAFANKFNVLPKASNKSSVPQAQVIGTMKDNADNEDNTSDTKLKTKIEHSQHSYNRYSNSSKLKKKTEEKVLAIEEIRREESKSKLLLAEAMAAASLEEESFNRHNSTMWETSRNSKGRSRQKDTVSSHRVSNKSMMERKRKQHNKEGKEGSVNKQTKERHESKEKYYYKPSLQNREQQRKDKEKKDDKCKRDETKVELNRDKKDDGKDKKEGHKDKKEEIREKKEESRDKKEKQNDLRESIADVKSKKDKNKLKDKEKEREIKKYGSWAEMKKSGVTLDEVIQLRKQEISERSIKSRTVQDYARYLDQMLMLNNYRLKRTALIAEGLDGPKEFPPESIKLTKRGRQLLYCENPRVSLLLNQQQLLQAVTLDRREKLRDICDATSIQVNIEDNEELLCSRNWYKKINIIKPNSDTKWKLSINVLPPKSKWDSEDEEISQVNDEIENEEKQMEIENIIEQGDKVSTSISDSPENSTNVENTDNQNNSDVIKPEILDKASASPILLSAGNEKLASEYEQFMKMVCTDIPLPDAVKTVQKFSSEKCLLKSVSPSNYHEFNIELTSLEDKYNTFSTTKSIACENQNKITNEVLTEKQLQENECLENSCLTFQHSEHSNLSVNSQAPMQENERIFEDTTICEEKEIEESESIPNDWENVRIKVEHLSDENSESRKRRRKKKRLQNKTSSSESSSSSSSTDSEDKKTKRRRNRKLSQDSSSSDSDSSESSSTSSSSESFSSDSKRRKKRRKKRKIGKRKRKAKRIARIKKRRRRKISSPSSSSESDERRKRKKINKRNLKSRKVLNEKDIDSRELINEVSDSTIKHTLQIQSASKKIKEEMNVEMVQGEKQNLWESKNKSLVNKESQDKTADKFLEEWEVNSVIIGKRFESQISEMNRDVSKLKDDEQNKLKKMDRVDKNIIAIEKLNEKRSDDNFSEGKQKIDNDLDEKKKRKKDKDKKSNTEFLTDWERESERIARQIIQDDMKLSKKLEKHKKEKWRETEFDTLNVPSLTQLEKEVSKGQLLADDWEVDSLEAIADLTVNKRRASHSSTKKLEKEVKYDKKTDTYIAVDKESARESRKRIERLCTIRIWEDEEEEGEREAMLLVQEKNKRKKDDWDIEEESFMRINEKGKDNIDTSSITSATSAATTIVSDIIDIACNAQSDLPINYVKNSKDRNSMEMLDKLKENEFNINKKIKKSRWDIGSQSDEKMELKASVMWEEECVEWSNRTKSEHTSNRTSLDVSEKISLKDKVKDDICHVVNQPLSVETFSSKYSENSTNFLKRKQSCNLKLEDKKLLEQSWSENANIDTIIEKTSIMNKKNPCTERLKTILDIDNKLGQRSIELYSPSSPAPSQKSEDIEASSSGINSTSLTKTRSHEDKNKELCQMEEKSLSSSTIPLQLKKFHENICIAPKISTSKHSLQNMTVHSKTEKCNTVVAENSEKLLNNLLLNDSCSDAHSSKSLQMDMFAEYETDISYNNENVPNVDTKTEINIKNDETNEEKATFKLIPKQFLIRRSNEHDKSKKTEVPLLDSAQQVAALLTIQKKLLQSHILDSDKEDTEFVSIHVADANKTLDANIISTDECSSTDHPITATNVQLGSKEEILQNSQLQSTHTKFQTSNMYSDQSDEYKNQDKKKGENTKTTKLTIIEDNSDTDIPQSTKSLDREERRKRPLKQEDDKRYNDRNKDKRDRKSNELMRDRIDKRDYKEIKRLEYNENRRKISPMRNKRKHIDSPCTSWECEGSGSGSHSRSWSRSRSKSPRRRDETNVYIRDRKLSRSTRTRNTDDRKDRFTRSPERSITTSYNKSNKNNRDEWNKRKYDSMDKNREEKMKPYDPIEILRERNMELNKHSENRVQIEEETDQTFWQFEMDNALRDGESLDSFSNQQDINLDYNNRTYYRDESLEREIMEGPISSRRSKKQRLNIRRDMQWAKVGDSMRRTEKLQKRSPSLLRDKINGSMRERKEGRDSRQNCEETGRRIETIVQSTSSVTRVTADSTVMDTEMQISSGVDNVPSNFQYSGVNESSNDYYYTENNLTYPPCIDDTVASSPKRLSLDDRLELELGIKKQHEQETNILSDYSNNFNPNTVVYPSPPPQQPQQLYRRQPTVLQVGNVLQVVPADYNGISPARTEIPVITTPPIVHGSSQVVRVGNVLQVVPTSLDWSGGTQSTVDQPGTTSYSTDPSPSPVSVPISVPVPVPVPMPVPTIPSVVSTPTQSSTLSPVPLSLSIPVPAPVPIPISAATYPRSEITVQKVSAQPVYNYEAILEARRKEREERKRLREMRRKEKERRRIEKVNRRALRLLEKKTIGTPQSENTTSLDNRKIPPSIDRSVIKALHEGDEEATLDDQSVKEPDNPVSLITSVEEEEDVAGDDDEDDEEEEEAEGEDEDEDYEDPEDDEEEEELNDQKSISKTDNRKEEIKEIEVPLNDMNTNQAESKPKDWPLLPVAPLKGILISPGFRKDTFSNGNIDNLSTVDGENEDCIDKDEADTEKTSDINKGDNTSENKVNMTKHKMKLKIKVSQKKKRTKKSVQFADGVKPGEGTSPSGGEGDMPSPPPPSSTISQDSPCDLKRSLSKRIKKEKRARHPKTKKKVKVKIIKLKKPRVTPLSAMMIEDSDELDDLPPPPPPPGSPPPPNLWPSYLSAYSGTVRATETQSIVSTPTPVQAPPPPTPLPLLVPPPPLNYTIQPCTKANYEIANLYQFFSMKK, encoded by the exons ATGTCTGGAACTGAGGATGCTTATGCCCCAGAGGAGCCTACACCGGATATTTCAATGTCTTTAATAGATATACAGATGCCTGAAACGCCAGAAAGTACTAAAGGCCAAGCAAGTGATGGAGATACATGTAGGTTAGAAAGTCCAAGAATGCTTAAACCCGTTCTTGGTAAAGTTCAAGCTAAAAAGCGATTAATGGCATTTGCAAATAAGTTTAATGTATTACCAAAAGCCTCAAATAAATCTTCTGTACCTCAAGCGCAAGTTATTGGTACTATGAAAGATAATGCAGACAATGAAGATAATACCAGCGATACAAAATtaaagacaaagatagaacATAGCCAGCATTCATACAATCGTTACTCAAATAgtagtaaattaaaaaagaaaacag aagaaAAGGTTTTGGCAATAGAAGAAATTAGAAGAGAAGAGtctaaaagtaaattattactGGCTGAAGCCATGGCTGCAG CAAGTTTGGAAGAAGAAAGTTTTAACAGACATAATTCAACAATGTGGGAAACCTCTAGAAATTCGAAAGGAAGGTCTAGACAAAAGGACACAGTTTCTTCTCACAGGGTTTCTAATAAATCTATGATGGAACGCAA GAGAAAACAACAtaacaaagaaggaaaagaaggaagtgtaaataaacaaacaaaagaacgGCAtgagagtaaagaaaaatattactataagCCGTCTCTTCAAAATAGGgaacaacaaagaaaagataaggaaaagaaagatgataaaTGTAAACGAGATGAAACCAAAGTAGAGTTAAATCGCGATAAAAAGGATgatggaaaagataaaaaggaaggccataaagacaagaaagaagaaataagagaaaagaaggaagaatcaagggacaaaaaggaaaaacaaaatgatttgCGAGAAAGTATTGCAgatgtaaaaagtaaaaaagataaaaataaattgaaagataaagaaaaagaaagagaaataaaaaaatatgggTCATGGGCAGAAATGAAAAAGTCAGGCGTAACTTTGGATGAAGTCATTCAattaagaaaacaagaaatttcAGAACGATCCATAAAAAGCAg GACAGTGCAAGATTATGCACGTTACTTAGATCAGATGTTGATGTTGAATAACTATCGTTTGAAACGTACTGCCTTAATTGCTGAAGGACTAGATGGACCTAAAGAGTTTCCCCCTGAATCTATCAAATTAACAAAACGTGGACGGCAATTACTTTATTGTGAAAATCCTcgtgtttctcttttattaaatcaacAGCAGTTACTTCAGGCTGTTACATTGGATCGTCGGGAAAAGCTGCGAGATATATGTGATGCAACATCTATaca AGTCAACATAGAGGATAATGAAGAACTATTGTGTTCTCGTAATtggtataagaaaataaatataattaaacctAATAGTGACACAAAATGGAAATTATCCATTAATGTACTACCACCAAAATCAAAATGGGATagtgaagatgaagaaatttCACAAGTAAatgatgaaatagaaaatgaggaaaaacaaatggaaatagagaatattattgaacaag gaGACAAGGTATCAACATCGATTTCTGATTCACCTGAAAATAGCACAAATGTAGAAAATACAGATAATCAGAATAATTCTGATGTTATAAAACCTGAAATTCTAGATAAAGCATCTGCATCTCCAATCTTATTATCTgcaggaaatgaaaaattagcCTCAGAATATGAACAGTTCATGAAAATGGTGTGTACGGATATTCCTTTACCAGATGCAGTAAAAACAgtacaaaaattttcttcagaAAAATGTTTGCTTAAATCTGTATCTCCATCAAATTATCatgaatttaatatagaattaaCATCATTGGAAGATAAATATAACACTTTTTCTACAACTAAAAGTATAGCATgtgaaaatcaaaataaaattactaatGAAGTATTAACTGAGAAACAATTGCAAGAAAATGAATGTCTAGAAAATTCGTGTCTAACGTTTCAGCATTCTGAACATTCCAATTTATCAGTAAACTCGCAAGCTCCTATGcaggaaaatgaaagaatatttgaAGATACAACTATTtgtgaggaaaaagaaatagaagagtcAGAATCTATACCTAACGATTGGGAAAATGTTCGGATCAAAGTAGAACACTTGAGCGATGAAAATTCTGagtcaagaaaaagaagaagaaagaaaaaacgctTACAAAATAAGACATCTAGTAGCGAATCatctagtagtagtagttccACAGATTCTgaagataaaaagacaaaacgaCGCCGTAACAGAAAATTATCACAGGATTCAAGTTCATCTGATTCTGATAGTAGCGAAAGTAGTAGTACTAGCAGTAGTAGCGAGTCTTTCAGCTCAGATAGCaaacggagaaagaagaggaggaagaaaagaaaaattggaaaaagaaaaaggaaagcaaaaagaatagctagaattaaaaaaagacgtagaagaaaaataagttcgCCATCGAGTAGTAGTGAATCtgatgaaaggagaaaaaggaaaaagataaacaaaaggaatttaaaaagcagaaaagtattgaatgaaaaagatattgatagtagagaattaataaatgagGTTTCAGATTCAACTATTAAACATACATTACAAATACAATCTGCATCcaaaaagattaaagaagaaatgaatgtGGAAATGGTTCAAggggaaaaacaaaatttatggGAAAGTAAAAACAAATCTTTAGTTAACAAAGAAAGTCAAGACAAAACTGCAGATAAATTCTTAGAAGAATGGGAAGTAAATTCAGTAATTATAGGTAAACGATTTGAAAGTCAAATTTCGGAAATGAATCGCGATGTGAGTAAGTTAAAGGATGACGAGCAAAATAAGCTTAAAAAAATGGACAGAGtagacaaaaatattatcgcaATTGAAAAACTGAATGAGAAGCGATCTGATGACAATTTCTCGGaaggaaagcaaaaaatagataatgatttggatgaaaaaaagaaaagaaaaaaagacaaggataagaaaagtaatacTGAATTTCTTACTGAttgggaaagagaaagtgaacgTATAGCACGGCAAATAATACAGGATGATATGAAGTTATCGAAAAAGCTGGAGAAAcacaagaaggaaaaatggaGAGAAACAGAATTTGATACTTTGAATGTACCATCATTAACGCAACTCGAGAAAGAAGTTAGTAAAGGGCAACTATTAGCAGATGATTGGGAAGTAGACAGTTTAGAAGCCATTGCAGATTTAACTGTTAATAAGAGAAGAGCTTCTCATAGTTCTacaaaaaaattggaaaaagaagtgaaatatgataaaaaaacgGATACATATATTGCAGTGGATAAAGAAAGTGCAAGGGAAAGTCgaaagagaatagagagaTTATGTACTATAAGAATATGGgaagatgaagaggaggaaggtGAGAGAGAAGCAATGTTGCTCgtacaagagaaaaataaaagaaagaaagatgattgGGATATTGAAGAAGAATCATTTATGCGTATTAATGAAAAAGGcaaagataatattgatacAAGTAGTATAACCAGTGCTACTAGCGCTGCTACAACTATAGTTAgcgatattattgatattgctTGCAATGCTCAATCCGATTTACCTATTAATTACGTTAAAAATagtaaagatagaaatagcATGGAAATGCTTGATAAATTGAaggaaaatgaatttaatattaacaaaaaaattaagaaaagtcGTTGGGATATAGGATCACAATCTGATGAGAAGATGGAACTCAAAGCTTCTGTTATGTGGGAAGAGGAATGTGTTGAATGGTCAAATCGAACTAAATCTGAACATACAAGTAATAGAACATCCTTGGATGTATCCGaaaagatttcattaaaaGATAAGGTCAAAGATGATATTTGCCATGTTGTAAATCAACCATTAAGTGTTGAGACCTTCAGTTCTAAATACTCAGAAAATTctacaaattttcttaaaagaaaacaatcttGTAATTTGAAgttggaagataaaaaattattagaacaaTCATGGAGTGAAAATGCAAATATTGACACAATTATAGAAAAGACATcgattatgaataaaaaaaatccatgTACAGAACGGTTGAAAACTATTCtggatattgataataaattaggTCAAAGGAGCATAGAGTTATACAGTCCAAGTTCTCCAGCACCGTCTCAGAAGTCTGAGGATATTGAAGCTTCTTCTAGTGGCATTAATTCAACTTCTTTGACCAAGACTAGATCACacgaagacaaaaataaagaattatgtCAGATGGAAGAAAAGTCATTATCTTCTTCCACTATACCATTACAATTAAAGAAGTTTCATGAAAACATATGCATAGCTCCTAAAATATCAACATCAAAACATAGTCTTCAAAATATGACTGTTCACtcaaaaacagaaaaatgtaatacagTTGTTGCTGAAAATTCTGAAAAGTTGCTTAATAATTTACTTCTCAATGATTCATGTTCAGATGCACATTCATCTAAATCTTTACAAATGGATATGTTTGCTGAATATGAAACggatatatcttataataatgaaaatgttccGAATGTTGATACAAAaacagaaattaatataaaaaatgatgagacaaatgaagaaaaagcaaCTTTTAAACTTATtccaaaacaatttttaattcggCGCTCTAATGAGCAtgataaatcaaaaaagacTGAAGTGCCCTTACTTGATTCTGCACAACAAGTTGCAGCTCTTTTAACAATCCAGAAAAAGCTCTTACAATCGCATATACTAGACAGCGATAAAGAAGATACAGAATTTGTATCTATACATGTAGCAGATGCGAATAAAACTCTTGATGCCAATATTATAAGTACTGATGAATGTTCTTCTACTGATCATCCTATAACTGCCACTAATGTTCAATTGggatcaaaagaagaaatattacaaaactCCCAGCTACAAAGTACTCATACGAAATTTCAAACATCCAACATGTATTCTGATCAAAGTGATGAATACAAAAAtcaagataagaaaaaaggtgAAAATACTAAAACAACTAAACTTACTATTATTGAAGATAATAGTGATACAGACATACCACAAAGTACAAAATCTTTAgatagagaggagagaagaaagagaccTCTTAAGCAGGAAGATGATAAACGATACAATGAtcgtaataaggataaaagggatagaaaaagtaatgaatTGATGAGAGACAGAATTGATAAAAGAGATTATAAAGAGATCAAAAGGTTGGAATACAatgaaaacagaagaaaaataagccCAATGAGAAACAAGAGAAAGCACATCGATAGTCCGTGTACTTCTTGGGAATGCGAAGGAAGTGGAAGTGGTAGCCATAGCCGTAGCTGGAGCCGAAGTCGAAGTAAAAGTCCAAGAAGACGGGATGAAactaatgtatatattcgaGATAGAAAATTAAGTAGATCTACTAGAACAAGGAATACAGACGATCGAAAAGATAGATTTACACGAAGTCCAGAAAGATCTATTACTACTAGTTACAACAAAT caaATAAAAACAACCGTGATGaatggaataaaagaaaatatgatagtATGGATAAAAATcgagaggaaaaaatgaaaccaTATGATCCAATCGAAattttaagagaaagaaatatggaaCTTAATAAACATTCTGAAAATag agTACAAATTGAAGAAGAGACAGATCAAACATTTTGGCAATTTGAAATGGATAATGCTTTACGCGATGGAGAATCTTTGGATTCATTTAGTAATCAACAGGATATAAActtagattataataatagaactTACTATAGAGATGAAAgcttagaaagagaaattatggAAGGTCCTATTTCCTCTAGGCGAAG caaaaaacaaagattaaACATACGAAGAGATATGCAGTGGGCAAAAGTAGGCGATTCTATGCGAAGAACAGAAAAACTCCAGAAAAG GTCACCATCTTTATTAAGGGATAAGATCAATGGAagcatgagagaaagaaaagaaggaagagatagTAGACAAAATTGTGAAGAAACTGGTAGACGTATAGAGACAATTGTACAGTCAACATCCAGTGTGACGAGGGTAACAGCAGATTCTACTGTTATGGATACAGAGATGCAGATTAGTAGCGGTGTTGATAACGTACcttcaaattttcaatattctgGTGTGAACGAGTCTAGTAATGATTACTATTATACGGAGAATAACTTAACTTATCCTCCTTGCATAGATGATACTGTTGCAAGTTCTCCAAAACGTTTATCGCTCGACGACAG ATTGGAATTAGAATTAGGAATTAAAAAGCAACATGaacaagaaacaaatataCTCTCTGATTAttccaataattttaatccaaATACTGTTGTATATCCATCCCCTCCACCACAACAGCCACAACAATTGTATCGCCGTCAACCTACAGTATTGcag gTGGGCAATGTTTTACAAGTGGTACCTGCAGATTATAACGGAATATCTCCAGCACGTACAGAAATACCTGTTATTACAACACCTCCAATCGTACATGGATCCAGTCAAGTTGTACGAGTTGGTAATGTCCTTCAAGTAGTACCAACGTCTTTAGATTGGAGCGGTGGTACACAGTCAACTGTAGATCAACCAGGAACAACTTCATATTCTACTGATCCATCACCTTCTCCTGTTTCAGTTCCAATTTCTGTTCCTGTACCCGTTCCTGTCCCTATGCCCGTACCCACTATTCCTTCTGTAGTATCAACGCCAACACAAAGTTCGACCTTGTCCCCAGTGCCTTTATCTCTATCAATTCCTGTACCTGCACCTGTACCAATACCTATTTCTGCAGCAACATATCCAAGATCAGAAATTACAGTACAGA aAGTATCAGCACAACcagtatataattatgaagCAATACTTGAAGCTCgccgaaaagaaagagaagaacgtaAGAGATTGCGCGAAAtgcgtagaaaagaaaaagaacgcagacgaatagaaaaagttaatcgaagaGCACTTCGACTTCTTGAGAAGAAAACAATAGGTACACCGCAATCAGAGAATACAACTTCATTAGATAATCGAAAAATACCACCATCTATAGATCGATCGGTTATAAAGGCTCTTCATGAAGGAGACGAAGAAGCTACTTTAGATGACCAGTCAGTAAAGGAACCAGATAATCCAGTTTCTTTAATAACTtctgtagaagaagaagaagatgttgCAGGAGATGATGACGAGGAtgatgaggaagaagaggaagcggaaggagaagatgaagatgaagattaCGAAGATCctgaagatgatgaagaagaagaggaattaAATGATCAAAAGTCAATATCTAAAACAGACAATCGAAAGGAAGAGATTAAAGAGATAGAAGTGCCACTAAACGATATGAACACAAATCAAGCAGAATCCAAACCGAAAGATTGGCCGTTATTACCTGTAGCACCTTTAAAAGGAATACTTATATCACCTGGTTTTAG GAAAGATACATTTTCTAATGGAAATATAGATAATCTTTCTACAGTAGATGGGGAGAATGAAGATTGTATAGATAAAGATGAGGCTGATACAGAAAAAACAAGTGATATAAACAAAGGAGATAATACCTCTGAGAATAAAGTTAATATGACAAAACATAAAATGAAGTTGAAGATAAAAGtatcgcaaaagaaaaaaagaacaaaaaaatctgTGCAATTTGCTGATGGTGTGAAACCTGGTGAAGGAACTAGTCCTAGTGGTGGAGAAGGAGATATGccatctccacctcctccttcaAGTACAATTTCTCAAGACAGTCCTTGTGACTTAAAGAGGTCACTttctaaaagaataaaaaaagagaagagagcaAGACATcccaaaacaaagaaaaaagtcaaa gtaaaaataattaaattgaagaaACCACGCGTCACTCCTTTGTCTGCTATGATGATAGAGGATTCTGATGAATTGGATGATCTtccaccgccgccgccaccaccaggttctcctcctcctccaaaTTTATGGCCCAGTTATCTTTCGGCATATAGTGGAACAGTTAGAGCTACTGAAACACAATCAATTGTTTCAACACCAACTCCAGTACAagctccaccaccaccaactcCATTACCACTTTTAGTTCCTCCACCGCCATTAAATTATACGATACAACCTTGTACTAAGGC taattatGAAATAGCCAATTTATACCAGTTTTTCtccatgaaaaaataa